The genomic window ATAGGACCAAATGGCTCAGGAAAAACCACACTTCTTCGGGCAATAACCAGAGTAGTTAAACCCAAAAATGGAATTGTTGTTTTTGAAGGAAAAGATATATCGCAAATGGGATTTAAAGAATTAGCCAGAAAATTAGCGGTAGTTTCTCAGAATTTTGAAACGGGTTCTATAACTGTAGAAGAATTTGTTCTTTTAGGCAGAATTCCATATTATGAGAAGTTTCAATTTCTTGAAACAAAAATGGATATAGAGGTCGCTGAAAGGTGTATGGACTTGACTGATACTCTGAGACTCAAGGACCGGTTTATGGAAGAGATAAGTGGTGGAGAAAGACAACTCGCTCTTATTGCACGTGCTTTAGCCCAGCAACCAAAATTGATTTTATTGGACGAACCTACAACACATTTAGATATAACTCATCAAGTAAAAATATTAGACCTTATAAAAAGGCTGAATACGGAATTGGGACTAACTGTGATTATGGTTTTACACGATTTGAACTTAGCAAGTGAATACTGTCATCGGCTGGTTCTTATTCATAACGGACGAATACACAAAATCGGACTACCACAAGAGGTACTGGATTACAAAATAATTGAAGAAGTTTATAAGACACTGGTTGTTGTAAAAGAAAATCCGATATCAAAAAAACCGTTTGTAATTTTGGTATCGGAAGCAAATAAAAAAGAATTTGCGGAATGAGGGATTTTAATCCCTCGCCAATAAAGCAAATTTACACAATAATGTAGTCCCCGACTTCAGTCGGGGATGAGCAATGCGAACAGAACAGGGAATCCGGTGTAAATCCGGAACAGTCCCGCTACTGTGAAGGTGATGAAATTTTTTGTTTAATGCCACTGTCCTGATATAAATCGGGATGGGAAGGCGAAAATTTCAGGCAAACCTGAGTCAGGAAACCTATCTGTTTGCAAAATTAAAATCTCTTCGTGAGAAAGGGAGGCGAAAATGCAAATTAAAACTTAAAAGCATGTCCTGATGAAAATCAGGATTAAAGGTTAAAAGCGGTGTGGCAGAAAATAAGTATTTCACTTTTCTAGAATTCTAGAATTGTGAAATTGTGAAAACATTGGGAGGAAAAGATGAAAAAGTTGTTAGGTATATTATTCGTTTTTGTCGGAATGGGAACTTTGGTGGCACAAGAGACGACGGTATTTATCGGGTTAAGAAAAGAAGTGCCTGTAGAAAAAACAGCAACGAATATTACTGTAATATCGGAAGAAGAAATTAAAACTTCAGATGCCAAGACTGTTGGTGAGATTCTGGAAAACAAAACCGGTATTACTGAAGTTTCAAAATATGGCACACTTGGAGCGACTTCAGATCTGCGGATAAGAAGCGGTGGCGGTACATCAAAACAGGTGCTTGTTATGGTAGATGGCAGGCCTGTAAATAATATATCACTTGGTTCTGCAAACCTTACTGAAATATCAACAGAAAATATTGAAAAAATTGAAGTTTTGCGAGGTCCGTCATCTGCGCTTTATGGAGCGAATGCATTGGGCGGGGTCATAAATATCATAACCAAAAAAGCAACCACACCAAAACCGAAGACAGAAATTGGATTGAATTACGGAACTTTTAATACACAAAATTATAATTTCAATTTTTCAGTGATGCCAGGTAAAGCGGATATTTTTCTATCAGGGAGTAAAAATCTTTGCAAGGGTTTCCGAGAAAATTCTGATTATGATTCAACAAATCTTTCTGCAAAAATTGGTTATGATTTTGAGAAATACGGTGAATTCTGTTTAAATAATGGGGTTTTGAATTCAGAACTTGGGGTACCGGGCTCTAATGCAACACCGATAGAAAAGTTTGATAATGATAAAGAAAGAAAAGCATCATCACCTAATGCAACCCAAAAAGATAAAAAGTTTTACAACCAGCTTGAACATAAAATTAAATCAAAAGAAACAACCATAATAACAAAGTTCTATCAGGACTATCACGAAAGAAATTACAAGAATCCGGAGTGGTCAACAGATACTGTAAACAAACCACAGAGTTTTGGGTTTGACACACAAGCCGAAACTGTGTACAATATTGTTTTTGGATTTGAAAAAAGATTTGAAAAATATAAAAAACTGGATAATAAAGTTGAAACGATTGATAAGAAACGTGAAAATTTTGCTACTTTTATCCAAAAAATTTTTGAATTTAACAAACTTTCTTTAACACCAGGAATAAGATATGATTACAACTCGGTTTATAAAGAGACGACTAATCCACGACTCGTAGCTGTGTATCAACTTGCTGATTCTATCAAACTTTCTGCAACTGTTGGAAAAGCATTCCGGGCACCTACATTTGATGATTTATACTGGCCTGATGAGGGCTGGGCAAAAGGAAATCCAAACCTTAAACCGGAGAAATCAGTCGGGTGTGATTTTGGAGTGGAACATAGATTAAGAGATATTTTGGTGTCAAAAATAACAATGTTTTACAGCGATGTAAAAGATTTTATCCAATGGGACCCTGATAAAAATTTTGTATGGACACCATTAAATGCTGATGTTTTTTCAAAAGGCATTGAATTAACGTTAGAAAACAGTTCTATAAAAAATCTAACACAGAACTTAAATTACACTTTTTTGGAAAGCAAAGGGAAACTTTCAGAAGATGTTAGCAATATCCCAGACGACTGGTATTACAAAACATTGCAATACACACCAAAACATCGGTTAAATTATTGTCTGAATTATTCAGCACCTGCAGAAATTAAAACAAAACTCGGGGTTGAATATACTCACAAACAAGAATGGAAAGACTGGAAATACAAAGGAGGGACAGAACACAAACTTCCAGGTTATACGCTTGTAAATTTAAGGCTAAGCAAAAAAATTCTTCAAGCTGAAGTTTATTTCTCTTGTGAAAACATTTTTGATAAAAGATATGTCTCAAGAGAAAATTATCCACTTCCTGGAAGAACATTTTCAGGTGGTATAAATCTGTATCTCTGGGATTGAAAAATTGAAAATGTAGACGTGAATTTTCAGTTCACGGTTTTACGACTACAAGTTGCCGACTACAATTACAAAAAATAGCCCTTGATTATTTATGGACATTTGTCCATTTATTCCTTGGGCTATTTTTTTTATTGATTTTTTGTTAAAAAAAATTATACTATGTATATGCTGAAAAGTATCAAACCAGAAATCGCTTACCGTATAATAAACCACGGGCCAGTTGTCTTAATCACAACTATTGACAAAACTGACAAACCAAATGTAATGACACTGGCATGGCTGACCGTTGTCAACTCCGAGCCACCGCTTGTTGCAATTGCGATGGGTGAACAGGCATATTCGCAAAAATCAATCAAAGAAACAAATGAGTTTGTAATCAACATACCGGATAAAAAACTGATAAAACAAGTTTTATACTGTGGCTCGGTGTCTGGGAAAAATACCGATAAGTTCAAAAAAGCAGAACTTACCTCTATACCAGCCAAAAAAGTGAAACCGCCAAAAATCAAAGAATGTTTCGCCCATATTGAATGTAAAGTAGTCAATCAATATAAATATAGTGATGTTGTGCTTTTCGTTTCGAAAATTGTCTTTGCTGATGTTGAAAACAAATTTTTTGATGATATATTAAAGACAGATAAAATAAAAACGATCCATCATCTTGGCGGTGGCTGGTTTGCAG from Elusimicrobiota bacterium includes these protein-coding regions:
- a CDS encoding ABC transporter ATP-binding protein is translated as MLEIKNLTCGYDSKFILKDINFRIDTGNIVGIIGPNGSGKTTLLRAITRVVKPKNGIVVFEGKDISQMGFKELARKLAVVSQNFETGSITVEEFVLLGRIPYYEKFQFLETKMDIEVAERCMDLTDTLRLKDRFMEEISGGERQLALIARALAQQPKLILLDEPTTHLDITHQVKILDLIKRLNTELGLTVIMVLHDLNLASEYCHRLVLIHNGRIHKIGLPQEVLDYKIIEEVYKTLVVVKENPISKKPFVILVSEANKKEFAE
- a CDS encoding TonB-dependent receptor, encoding MKKLLGILFVFVGMGTLVAQETTVFIGLRKEVPVEKTATNITVISEEEIKTSDAKTVGEILENKTGITEVSKYGTLGATSDLRIRSGGGTSKQVLVMVDGRPVNNISLGSANLTEISTENIEKIEVLRGPSSALYGANALGGVINIITKKATTPKPKTEIGLNYGTFNTQNYNFNFSVMPGKADIFLSGSKNLCKGFRENSDYDSTNLSAKIGYDFEKYGEFCLNNGVLNSELGVPGSNATPIEKFDNDKERKASSPNATQKDKKFYNQLEHKIKSKETTIITKFYQDYHERNYKNPEWSTDTVNKPQSFGFDTQAETVYNIVFGFEKRFEKYKKLDNKVETIDKKRENFATFIQKIFEFNKLSLTPGIRYDYNSVYKETTNPRLVAVYQLADSIKLSATVGKAFRAPTFDDLYWPDEGWAKGNPNLKPEKSVGCDFGVEHRLRDILVSKITMFYSDVKDFIQWDPDKNFVWTPLNADVFSKGIELTLENSSIKNLTQNLNYTFLESKGKLSEDVSNIPDDWYYKTLQYTPKHRLNYCLNYSAPAEIKTKLGVEYTHKQEWKDWKYKGGTEHKLPGYTLVNLRLSKKILQAEVYFSCENIFDKRYVSRENYPLPGRTFSGGINLYLWD
- a CDS encoding flavin reductase family protein encodes the protein MLKSIKPEIAYRIINHGPVVLITTIDKTDKPNVMTLAWLTVVNSEPPLVAIAMGEQAYSQKSIKETNEFVINIPDKKLIKQVLYCGSVSGKNTDKFKKAELTSIPAKKVKPPKIKECFAHIECKVVNQYKYSDVVLFVSKIVFADVENKFFDDILKTDKIKTIHHLGGGWFAETGKRFKY